One genomic segment of Desulfobulbaceae bacterium DB1 includes these proteins:
- a CDS encoding NADH dehydrogenase (Catalyzes the transfer of electrons from NADH to quinone): MSSLAQSHLRETFELNIGPQHPATHGVLRIKVVMDGEYIDRAEPILGYIHRMHEKMGENRTWNQFWPNMGRLDYLSAMAYNHCYAGLMERAAGIEVPERAEYIRVITAELNRIQSHLLGFGAYIMDLGGFTPLMYAMDEREQILDLLESVTGSRLTYCYFRFGGVYNDIDDDFIAGTRAFLKRFRPQIPMYHKLVTGNVILMDRLIGVGPISAEMCRKFGATGPVLRGSGVNYDIRRNEPYSVYPELDFDIPVYKECDSMARYMVRMDEMLESCRIIEQALNKLPEGPVMAEKVPKALKPPVGDFHYAVEAARGTFSMRTVSDGTNTSYRMRLRSPTYSNVSLFEEASRGMLLSDALAFLGSLDPVIPEMDR, encoded by the coding sequence ATGAGTTCATTAGCCCAAAGCCATTTGCGTGAGACCTTTGAGCTGAATATAGGTCCCCAACATCCTGCAACCCACGGTGTTCTTCGAATCAAGGTCGTCATGGATGGCGAATACATCGACCGGGCGGAACCAATCCTCGGCTATATTCACCGCATGCATGAGAAGATGGGTGAAAATAGAACATGGAACCAGTTCTGGCCAAATATGGGTCGTCTCGATTATCTGTCCGCCATGGCATACAATCATTGCTATGCTGGTCTTATGGAGCGGGCTGCGGGGATTGAAGTGCCTGAGCGGGCTGAGTACATTCGCGTCATTACAGCGGAATTAAACCGGATACAAAGCCATCTCTTGGGTTTTGGCGCCTATATCATGGATCTTGGCGGATTTACCCCTCTGATGTACGCCATGGATGAGCGCGAGCAGATCCTCGATCTGCTGGAGTCGGTCACCGGCTCCCGGCTCACCTACTGTTATTTCCGCTTCGGCGGAGTTTATAACGATATAGATGACGACTTCATCGCCGGAACACGCGCCTTTCTCAAGCGGTTTCGTCCGCAGATACCCATGTATCATAAGCTGGTTACCGGCAACGTCATCTTGATGGATCGGCTGATCGGAGTTGGCCCCATTTCAGCTGAAATGTGCCGGAAATTCGGAGCGACCGGACCGGTTCTGCGTGGCTCAGGCGTAAATTACGATATTCGCAGAAATGAACCGTACAGCGTCTATCCTGAATTGGATTTTGATATCCCGGTGTATAAAGAATGTGATTCAATGGCCCGCTACATGGTGAGAATGGATGAGATGTTGGAGTCCTGCCGGATCATAGAACAGGCCTTGAATAAACTGCCGGAAGGACCGGTAATGGCTGAGAAAGTACCCAAGGCGCTGAAACCTCCCGTCGGCGATTTTCATTACGCGGTCGAAGCCGCCCGCGGTACATTTTCAATGAGGACAGTCAGTGACGGCACCAATACATCGTACCGTATGAGACTGAGGTCTCCAACCTATTCAAATGTCAGTCTGTTCGAGGAGGCAAGCCGCGGTATGCTGCTGTCCGACGCCCTGGCGTTTTTGGGAAGTCTTGATCCCGTTATACCCGAGATGGACCGGTAA
- a CDS encoding NADH-quinone oxidoreductase subunit H (Catalyzes the transfer of electrons from NADH to quinone), with amino-acid sequence MDELIRLLSYMIGIAAFLGLNLAYLGWVERKGAGHFQRRTGPKDVGPYGLLQPLADGLKLMSKQLIIPANADKPLYMCAPILIMVPAVLLFVAIPFGEHLVPREFNFGLLMMFAFASVGGLSILIGGWGSGNKYSLIAGARAVSQNVAYEIPMLITAINIVLITGSMDLNEIVRQQGGYIWNWNIFRLDKSILMPVSFLVFFICSLAETNRTPFDMGECEGELVAGYHTEYGGMGFGLFMMAEYANLVIGCSLTTILFLGGWQSPIGIWPGPHWFLLKMYFLVWCFVWIRWTYPRTTFWGLLNLSWKYLIPFSLVNLLLTALFIKVF; translated from the coding sequence ATGGATGAACTAATTCGATTACTTAGTTACATGATAGGCATCGCGGCCTTTCTTGGTCTGAATCTTGCCTATCTTGGCTGGGTTGAGAGAAAGGGCGCCGGTCATTTTCAACGGCGTACCGGACCGAAAGATGTTGGGCCGTATGGTTTGCTGCAGCCGCTTGCCGACGGTCTTAAACTGATGTCAAAGCAGCTGATTATTCCGGCCAATGCAGACAAACCGCTCTACATGTGTGCGCCGATCCTCATCATGGTGCCCGCGGTTCTCTTGTTTGTGGCGATTCCTTTTGGCGAACATCTGGTACCTCGGGAATTTAATTTCGGACTGTTGATGATGTTTGCCTTTGCCTCGGTGGGTGGTTTATCCATCCTCATCGGCGGCTGGGGTTCCGGTAATAAATATTCACTTATTGCCGGAGCCAGGGCTGTTTCACAGAATGTCGCCTATGAAATACCGATGTTGATCACGGCTATCAACATAGTCCTTATCACCGGATCCATGGATCTGAATGAAATTGTCCGTCAGCAGGGTGGTTATATCTGGAACTGGAATATATTCCGGCTGGATAAATCCATTCTCATGCCTGTTTCCTTTCTGGTTTTCTTTATCTGTTCCCTGGCTGAAACGAATCGTACCCCGTTTGACATGGGAGAGTGCGAAGGCGAACTGGTTGCCGGGTATCATACTGAGTACGGCGGTATGGGCTTCGGTCTTTTCATGATGGCTGAATATGCCAACCTTGTTATCGGCTGCAGCTTGACCACCATCCTCTTTCTCGGGGGCTGGCAGTCGCCCATCGGCATTTGGCCCGGTCCGCACTGGTTTCTTCTCAAGATGTATTTTCTTGTATGGTGTTTTGTCTGGATCCGCTGGACCTATCCCCGCACCACATTCTGGGGACTCCTTAATCTTTCCTGGAAATACCTCATACCGTTTTCCTTGGTTAACTTGCTTCTAACAGCCTTATTTATAAAGGTATTTTGA
- a CDS encoding NADH-quinone oxidoreductase subunit K, whose product MLTLSTQLNTYLIIGAILFGFGIFGLVRRPSLIGMLIAVELVLSGASINFMAFNHFLAPDPTVGQIITLFIMAIAAAEAAIALSIVLAVYRNYKSIETEDLVELNG is encoded by the coding sequence ATGTTAACACTCAGTACGCAGCTTAACACCTATCTCATTATCGGCGCCATCCTCTTCGGGTTCGGCATATTCGGTCTGGTTAGAAGGCCGAGTCTTATCGGCATGCTTATTGCGGTTGAGCTTGTTTTGAGCGGCGCATCCATTAATTTCATGGCCTTCAACCATTTTCTCGCACCTGATCCCACGGTCGGGCAGATTATCACCCTTTTCATCATGGCCATTGCCGCGGCCGAAGCTGCCATTGCGCTCAGTATTGTGCTGGCGGTTTATAGAAACTATAAATCCATTGAAACTGAAGATCTGGTTGAACTGAACGGATAA
- a CDS encoding cation:proton antiporter (subunit D of antiporter complex involved in resistance to high concentrations of Na+, K+, Li+ and/or alkali; contains an oxidoreductase domain; catalyzes the transfer of electrons from NADH to ubiquinone), translated as METVNAVTGDIVTTSKLVWALIVPLLGSFLVSLSGKKPNLRETWSVVSAVILFTLVTTLISPVLSGKVLYYQLFKILPGITVTLRADALSMIFALVASSLWIAAAFYSMGYMRGLHEHAQTRFNTCFAIAIFGAIGVAFSDNLFTMYLFYEIVSVCTYPLVAHHQDDEAYEGAKKYIVYLTTTAKGFLLPSLALIYVLTGSLDFPHNINTGIIPADTNSALVIMLFIFCLFGFAKNGVMPFHHWLPGAMVAPTPVSALLHAVAVVKVGVFCTARVMLYVFGVDLMGALNLGIPTAYFVGFTIVMASVIALTKDNLKARLAYSTVSQLSYIILGVCLLTPHGIQGGLVHIANHAFSKITLFFCAGAIYVATHKKNISEMSGLGRTMPFTFAAFAIASLSMIGAPPVAGFVTKWELLVGTIESGSLGILLVLLASTLLNVGYFAPVAYKAFFGKRPEGEPYVGVQEAPLAMVIPLCTASVISVILGIYPDFFMNFVKVVIG; from the coding sequence ATGGAAACCGTTAACGCTGTCACAGGCGATATTGTCACCACGAGTAAGTTGGTTTGGGCGCTGATTGTACCTCTGCTGGGTTCATTTCTTGTGTCCCTGTCCGGCAAGAAACCGAATCTTCGGGAAACTTGGTCGGTCGTTTCCGCTGTCATACTGTTTACTCTGGTTACCACCCTGATTTCTCCGGTGCTTTCCGGGAAGGTTCTGTATTATCAGCTTTTTAAAATCTTGCCCGGGATTACGGTGACATTGCGGGCGGACGCTTTGTCCATGATCTTTGCCCTGGTCGCGTCATCCTTGTGGATTGCCGCTGCTTTCTATTCCATGGGCTATATGCGCGGGCTGCATGAGCATGCGCAGACTCGTTTCAACACCTGTTTTGCCATCGCCATCTTCGGGGCAATCGGAGTTGCCTTTTCCGACAACCTCTTTACCATGTATCTTTTTTACGAGATCGTCAGTGTCTGCACCTATCCGCTGGTCGCGCATCATCAGGACGACGAGGCATACGAGGGCGCCAAGAAATATATCGTATATCTGACCACCACCGCCAAGGGATTTCTTTTGCCCTCCCTTGCGCTTATTTATGTCCTGACCGGATCCCTGGATTTCCCCCATAACATCAATACCGGTATTATTCCGGCTGATACAAATTCAGCCCTGGTCATCATGCTTTTTATTTTCTGCCTCTTCGGCTTTGCTAAAAACGGCGTCATGCCTTTTCATCATTGGCTTCCCGGTGCCATGGTCGCACCGACACCGGTCAGTGCGCTGCTTCATGCCGTGGCGGTTGTCAAGGTCGGTGTTTTCTGCACCGCCAGGGTCATGCTTTATGTTTTCGGCGTCGATCTGATGGGCGCCTTGAACCTCGGAATACCCACCGCTTATTTTGTCGGTTTCACCATTGTCATGGCTTCCGTCATCGCCCTGACCAAGGACAATCTCAAGGCGCGGCTCGCCTATTCAACCGTCAGCCAGCTTTCCTATATTATCCTGGGCGTTTGCCTCCTCACTCCACACGGCATCCAGGGCGGACTTGTTCACATTGCCAATCATGCCTTTTCCAAAATCACACTCTTCTTCTGTGCAGGTGCCATCTATGTCGCCACCCACAAGAAAAACATTTCCGAAATGAGTGGGCTGGGCAGGACCATGCCGTTTACCTTCGCCGCTTTTGCCATTGCCTCGCTCAGCATGATCGGTGCGCCGCCGGTGGCCGGATTTGTCACGAAATGGGAGCTGCTTGTTGGAACCATAGAGTCGGGGTCACTGGGCATCCTGCTGGTGCTGCTGGCCAGTACACTGCTCAACGTCGGTTATTTCGCGCCCGTGGCCTATAAGGCGTTTTTCGGAAAGCGTCCGGAGGGAGAACCTTATGTGGGTGTGCAGGAAGCTCCCCTCGCCATGGTTATTCCACTCTGCACGGCATCGGTTATATCTGTCATACTCGGCATTTATCCGGATTTTTTCATGAACTTCGTTAAAGTGGTGATAGGATGA
- a CDS encoding Na(+)/H(+) antiporter subunit D (subunit D of antiporter complex involved in resistance to high concentrations of Na+, K+, Li+ and/or alkali; contains an oxidoreductase domain; catalyzes the transfer of electrons from NADH to ubiquinone; in S. meliloti it is known to be involved specifically with K+ transport), with translation MNNFWMHPSLILILGGLLIPCMRGVARKAFLLIVPTITFVTVLFMDKGVYGVVQFLDWHLTFARVDALSQIFAYIMSLMCIIGTLFALNVEEDGQLIAAWYYVAGSLGVILCGDYVVLFLFWELMAFASVFLVWYRKGPQSTATGYRYLLIHTIGGLFLLAGFVLRYHNTGGDLSFGPLGVDMPSLATYLILIGFIVNAAVPPFHSWLPDAYAEASVAGAVFMCAFTTKTAIYVLARGFAGMDILIPLGAIMALYGVVYGIIENDSRRIFAWDTVSQVGYMVVGVGIGSSLAINGACAHAFAHILYNGLLFMGTGSVLYMTGTSKLTELGGLYKKMPRTFIFTLIGGLSIAGFPLFSGFVSKSMIIAAGFSSHNLWAAFALTLASAGTFLLAGLKVPYYIWFGKNNCTSERWEKAADPPWNMQAAMAIASVLCAFIGCYTAYLYNMLPFQVEFHPYTAYHLSETLQIIGGAGLIFFLLKRYMEPTATISLDLDWFYRMGGRAFMWVDSKVFQAIDLAVGEIYRYIGIFPLMTISRFWSWFDWNAIDGVVDGTARSVRNIGGVVRRFQSGNIQYSIFFAASMAAAAVLVFVFA, from the coding sequence ATGAATAATTTCTGGATGCACCCATCACTTATCCTTATCCTGGGCGGACTGCTCATCCCGTGCATGCGCGGTGTTGCGCGCAAGGCGTTTCTGCTTATCGTGCCGACCATCACCTTTGTAACCGTGCTTTTCATGGACAAAGGAGTCTATGGGGTAGTTCAGTTTCTCGATTGGCACCTCACCTTTGCCAGGGTAGATGCTTTAAGCCAGATTTTTGCCTATATCATGTCGCTGATGTGTATTATCGGCACCCTCTTTGCCTTGAACGTTGAAGAGGATGGTCAGCTTATCGCCGCCTGGTACTATGTCGCAGGCTCACTCGGAGTCATCCTCTGCGGCGATTACGTCGTGCTCTTTCTGTTTTGGGAACTGATGGCCTTTGCCTCGGTTTTTCTGGTCTGGTACCGCAAGGGTCCTCAGTCAACGGCCACCGGCTACCGCTATTTGCTTATTCATACCATCGGCGGCTTATTTCTCCTGGCCGGTTTTGTTCTGCGGTACCACAATACCGGAGGGGATCTGAGCTTCGGTCCATTGGGCGTTGATATGCCCAGTCTGGCAACCTATCTTATTCTTATCGGATTTATCGTCAATGCCGCTGTGCCGCCTTTTCATTCCTGGTTGCCGGATGCATACGCAGAAGCAAGTGTCGCCGGCGCCGTTTTTATGTGCGCCTTTACCACCAAAACGGCAATCTATGTTCTGGCCCGCGGATTCGCCGGTATGGACATATTGATCCCCCTGGGTGCGATCATGGCGCTGTATGGTGTTGTCTACGGCATCATCGAAAACGACAGCCGCAGGATTTTCGCCTGGGATACGGTGAGCCAGGTCGGATATATGGTAGTGGGGGTCGGAATCGGCTCCAGTCTGGCAATTAACGGCGCCTGCGCCCATGCCTTTGCTCATATTCTTTATAACGGACTGCTTTTCATGGGCACCGGATCGGTGCTTTACATGACCGGCACGTCGAAATTAACCGAACTGGGCGGACTGTATAAAAAGATGCCGCGCACCTTTATCTTTACCCTGATCGGCGGTCTTTCCATTGCCGGATTTCCGCTGTTCAGCGGCTTTGTCAGTAAATCAATGATCATTGCCGCCGGATTTTCATCTCACAATCTGTGGGCGGCTTTTGCCTTGACGCTGGCTTCGGCCGGTACCTTTCTGCTGGCCGGTCTCAAGGTTCCTTACTACATCTGGTTCGGCAAGAACAACTGTACCAGCGAACGGTGGGAAAAAGCCGCTGATCCGCCATGGAATATGCAGGCGGCAATGGCTATTGCTTCCGTGCTTTGTGCCTTTATCGGCTGCTACACCGCTTACCTATACAACATGCTGCCCTTTCAGGTCGAGTTTCATCCTTACACCGCCTACCATTTGTCGGAAACATTGCAGATCATCGGCGGTGCCGGTTTGATTTTCTTTCTCCTGAAAAGGTACATGGAGCCCACCGCCACCATCAGTCTTGATCTTGACTGGTTCTATCGCATGGGAGGTCGGGCATTCATGTGGGTTGACAGTAAAGTGTTTCAGGCCATTGATCTGGCCGTTGGTGAAATTTACCGGTATATCGGCATTTTCCCGCTGATGACCATTTCCCGGTTCTGGTCCTGGTTTGACTGGAATGCAATTGATGGCGTGGTGGACGGTACCGCCCGTTCGGTCAGAAACATCGGTGGTGTCGTCCGTCGGTTTCAGTCCGGCAATATCCAGTACAGTATATTTTTTGCTGCATCAATGGCCGCCGCTGCAGTTTTGGTCTTTGTTTTTGCCTGA
- a CDS encoding NADH-quinone oxidoreductase subunit M (Catalyzes the transfer of electrons from NADH to quinone): MDFLIMNEGFPLLSALIFLPLAGAFILLFLPGENVQRIWTMVVTSVTAVISFPLYSGFDSTTAKYQFGEHIGWIPSLNINYTLGIDGISLLLVLLTTFIMPLCVLGSWTYIQKRVKEFMICLLVMETAMLGVFMALDFVLFYILWEAMLIPMYLLIGVWGGPRKIYASIKFFLYTLAGSVMLLVAIIALYLKTGSFSIPMMMGQDYSSTFQIWVFLAFFLAFAIKVPMFPFHTWLPAAHVEAPTAGSVILASILLKMGTYGFLRFCLPITPLATLSLGPYVLWMSVAAILYGGFTALAQSDMKKLIAYSSVGHMGFVTLGIFFLNRQGLEGALLQMINHGVTTGALFLCVGMMYERTHSRELKDHSGIAQNLPIFVSFLTVFSLSSLAFPATNSFVGEFMVLAGAFSVNKIIAGAAIPGAILAAAYMMRLLQYVLFKGPGRPDIADLNVREIVTLTPLLFFVFWIGLAPEPFISVMHASVDSLLEQVNLAKSAHVALNMIP, encoded by the coding sequence ATGGATTTTCTAATAATGAATGAAGGGTTTCCCCTTTTAAGTGCCCTTATCTTTCTCCCTTTGGCTGGTGCGTTTATCCTGCTTTTCCTGCCGGGCGAAAATGTGCAACGGATTTGGACCATGGTGGTGACTTCCGTTACCGCGGTCATTTCCTTTCCTCTGTACAGCGGTTTCGATTCCACCACGGCAAAGTATCAATTCGGTGAGCATATCGGGTGGATACCCTCGCTCAATATCAATTATACTCTGGGGATTGACGGCATCAGCCTCCTGCTCGTGCTGCTGACAACCTTTATTATGCCGCTTTGTGTTCTCGGTTCCTGGACCTATATCCAGAAGCGGGTCAAGGAGTTCATGATATGCCTGCTGGTTATGGAAACAGCCATGCTCGGCGTTTTCATGGCCCTTGATTTCGTACTGTTTTACATTCTCTGGGAAGCAATGTTGATTCCCATGTATCTTCTGATCGGTGTCTGGGGCGGGCCGAGAAAAATTTATGCATCGATCAAATTCTTTCTCTACACACTGGCCGGCTCCGTCATGCTGCTTGTCGCTATTATCGCGCTTTATCTCAAGACCGGGAGTTTCAGTATCCCGATGATGATGGGGCAGGACTATTCATCAACCTTTCAGATCTGGGTTTTTCTGGCTTTTTTTCTGGCATTTGCCATCAAAGTGCCCATGTTTCCCTTTCATACATGGCTGCCGGCCGCCCATGTCGAGGCACCAACGGCGGGCAGCGTCATTCTGGCCAGTATTTTGTTGAAAATGGGAACCTATGGTTTCCTGCGTTTCTGTCTGCCCATTACCCCGCTTGCGACCCTAAGCCTGGGGCCCTATGTTCTGTGGATGTCGGTGGCGGCCATTCTTTATGGTGGCTTCACCGCCCTGGCTCAGTCCGACATGAAGAAATTGATTGCCTACTCCAGTGTCGGACATATGGGATTTGTCACCCTGGGGATCTTCTTCCTGAACCGACAAGGGTTGGAAGGCGCGTTGCTGCAGATGATTAATCATGGTGTGACGACGGGCGCACTCTTCCTTTGCGTGGGCATGATGTATGAACGAACCCACAGTCGGGAACTTAAGGACCATTCGGGCATTGCCCAGAATCTGCCGATCTTTGTTTCATTTTTAACGGTATTTTCCTTGTCCTCCCTGGCTTTCCCAGCCACAAACAGTTTTGTCGGTGAGTTTATGGTGCTGGCCGGCGCTTTCAGTGTCAATAAGATTATTGCCGGAGCGGCAATTCCCGGCGCCATCCTTGCCGCTGCCTACATGATGCGTTTGCTGCAATATGTCCTTTTCAAGGGACCTGGGCGGCCGGATATAGCCGATCTGAATGTAAGGGAAATCGTTACACTGACTCCATTGCTCTTTTTTGTTTTCTGGATCGGACTGGCACCGGAACCTTTTATCAGCGTCATGCATGCGAGCGTCGATTCCCTGCTGGAGCAGGTAAATCTGGCGAAATCCGCGCATGTCGCCCTGAACATGATACCGTAG
- a CDS encoding NADH-quinone oxidoreductase subunit N: MLFAPELLLLMGSLVLFFVTLGQGKGKLAKNIALFLAVASSLLSLATLQLEGNLFFNAYRIDLFSQIFKFAMSIGLVAVLIFGSDLKGINNSVRPEYYLFMILSMLGLVMLVSSVELLTLFIALELSSYSLYLMVPMRDDRGGLRMQMEAAIKYILFGAVATATMLYGMSFIYGLTGTTYFTELIPKLHVLASTPTAMLAIALFMTGFFYKLAVFPFHFWVPDVYQGASNSTTAFIASIPKLGAVALLIRITTLVAPNGGESVVMMLMILAVCSMFYGNLSALVQTDVKRMLGFSGIAHAGFVMLGLLTLDDTGFATSMYYITGYLFMNLACFLVICKVSQNGENVVINDFSGLYKRSPLLALTLLVGMMALAGIPPFVGFMGKFMLLTGALKAGHLTLVILAALNTAIAIYYYLSVVRVAFCSAPEERPDVSVDLMTRFVSISLIVVIIVMGVAPKQVLQIATSAVRTIL, encoded by the coding sequence ATGTTGTTTGCACCAGAGTTATTACTGCTGATGGGAAGTCTGGTTCTCTTCTTTGTCACTCTCGGACAGGGGAAGGGAAAGCTGGCAAAAAACATTGCCTTGTTTTTAGCAGTGGCATCGAGTCTTTTGAGCCTGGCAACACTTCAGCTTGAGGGCAATTTGTTCTTTAACGCCTATCGCATTGATCTCTTTTCCCAGATTTTCAAGTTTGCCATGTCAATAGGCCTTGTTGCCGTTCTTATTTTCGGCAGTGACCTGAAAGGGATCAATAATTCGGTTCGGCCTGAGTATTATCTTTTCATGATACTCAGTATGCTGGGACTGGTTATGCTTGTCAGCAGCGTCGAACTGCTCACCCTGTTCATTGCCCTGGAGCTGTCATCCTACTCCCTCTACCTCATGGTGCCGATGCGCGATGATCGCGGCGGGTTGCGCATGCAAATGGAGGCGGCAATCAAATACATTCTATTTGGTGCGGTTGCCACCGCTACCATGCTTTACGGAATGAGCTTTATTTACGGACTCACCGGAACCACCTATTTCACCGAATTGATACCGAAGCTGCATGTGCTGGCATCAACGCCGACGGCGATGTTGGCCATTGCCCTTTTCATGACAGGCTTTTTTTACAAACTCGCTGTGTTTCCCTTCCATTTCTGGGTGCCTGATGTTTATCAGGGTGCGTCAAACAGCACCACGGCATTTATCGCTTCAATTCCCAAATTGGGTGCCGTTGCCCTGCTCATTCGCATCACAACCCTTGTCGCACCCAATGGCGGTGAATCAGTGGTTATGATGCTGATGATCCTTGCCGTCTGTTCCATGTTTTACGGGAACCTCTCCGCCCTGGTGCAGACCGATGTCAAACGAATGCTGGGCTTTTCCGGTATTGCCCATGCGGGCTTTGTGATGCTCGGCCTCCTCACCCTTGATGATACCGGTTTTGCCACCTCGATGTACTACATTACAGGGTATCTTTTCATGAACCTTGCCTGTTTTCTCGTCATCTGCAAGGTTTCACAAAATGGAGAAAATGTCGTCATAAATGATTTCAGCGGTCTGTACAAACGCTCTCCATTACTTGCCTTGACCCTGTTGGTCGGCATGATGGCACTGGCCGGTATACCGCCCTTTGTCGGGTTTATGGGCAAATTCATGCTGTTGACCGGGGCTCTGAAAGCAGGGCATCTGACCCTGGTCATCCTGGCGGCGCTTAATACCGCGATTGCAATTTATTATTATCTATCCGTCGTGCGGGTGGCATTCTGCAGTGCACCGGAAGAGCGTCCCGATGTTTCAGTTGATTTGATGACGCGTTTCGTCAGTATTTCTTTGATAGTTGTCATCATCGTCATGGGCGTTGCGCCGAAACAGGTTTTACAGATTGCAACCAGCGCGGTGCGAACGATTCTTTGA
- a CDS encoding transcription termination/antitermination protein NusA — protein MLSDLKRIIDQISRDKGIDRQLLVEALEEAVLSAAKKRYGARRDIEVKFNEDFGEVELFQFRKVVEQVEDEQTEVSLDEALRLDPEVELGDELGSKMENVSDLGRIAAQSAKQVIIQKMKDAEKDVIFEMYRDRKGEIVNGIVQRFERGNIIINLGRTDAVLPKKEQMPRRSYRQGDRMRAYLMDVRQDVRDQQLILSRTCKEFLIKLFEMEVPEISEGIVKIISACREPGSRAKIAVASSEPDVDPVGACVGMKGSRVQNVVQELQGEKIDIVPWNPDPAKYVSNALAPAQVSMVVVDEDKKTLLVVVPDDQLSLAIGRQGQNVRLASLLLGWRIDVKSEQRYAKMQEVGFQSLVKVKGLGEKTAESLYDGGINSSQELAKAEAEDIAGLLGCSKEDAQALKEAAAALVQPESDSDRNDE, from the coding sequence ATGCTATCAGATTTAAAAAGAATTATAGATCAGATCAGCCGCGACAAAGGTATTGACAGGCAATTGCTTGTTGAGGCCCTTGAAGAGGCTGTTCTTTCAGCCGCAAAAAAACGGTATGGTGCGCGGCGCGATATTGAAGTGAAGTTTAATGAGGATTTCGGCGAAGTCGAGCTGTTTCAGTTCCGCAAGGTTGTGGAGCAGGTTGAAGATGAACAAACCGAGGTCTCATTGGACGAGGCTTTACGGCTTGATCCTGAAGTGGAGCTGGGAGATGAGCTGGGCTCGAAGATGGAAAATGTTTCCGATCTTGGCCGGATTGCTGCCCAATCCGCCAAGCAGGTTATCATCCAGAAGATGAAGGATGCGGAAAAAGACGTTATTTTCGAGATGTACCGGGATCGAAAAGGAGAGATTGTCAATGGTATTGTGCAGCGATTCGAGCGGGGCAATATCATCATTAATCTCGGCCGCACCGATGCCGTGCTGCCCAAAAAAGAACAAATGCCCCGGCGTTCCTATCGGCAAGGCGATCGCATGCGTGCCTATCTGATGGATGTGCGACAGGATGTCCGCGATCAGCAGCTTATTTTAAGCCGTACCTGCAAGGAGTTCCTGATTAAACTTTTTGAGATGGAAGTCCCGGAGATTTCAGAAGGCATTGTGAAAATTATCAGTGCCTGCCGAGAACCCGGCTCCCGGGCCAAAATCGCTGTTGCTTCTTCGGAGCCTGACGTGGATCCGGTCGGCGCCTGCGTCGGCATGAAGGGATCGCGGGTGCAAAATGTTGTTCAGGAGTTGCAGGGAGAAAAAATCGACATTGTCCCCTGGAATCCTGATCCTGCCAAATATGTCTCCAATGCCCTTGCTCCGGCACAGGTCTCCATGGTTGTTGTGGATGAGGATAAGAAAACGTTGCTGGTGGTTGTGCCCGATGATCAGCTTTCTCTGGCTATCGGCCGCCAGGGGCAGAATGTTCGGCTTGCTTCTCTTTTGCTCGGATGGCGGATTGATGTGAAAAGTGAGCAGCGGTATGCGAAGATGCAGGAGGTTGGATTCCAGTCCTTGGTGAAAGTCAAAGGCCTGGGAGAAAAAACGGCGGAATCGCTTTATGATGGCGGCATTAATTCTTCACAGGAACTGGCGAAAGCCGAGGCTGAGGATATTGCAGGGCTGCTCGGTTGCAGCAAAGAAGATGCCCAGGCATTGAAGGAAGCGGCAGCTGCCCTTGTTCAGCCGGAGTCTGATTCCGACAGGAACGATGAGTAG